One segment of Natronosalvus halobius DNA contains the following:
- a CDS encoding DUF555 domain-containing protein, with product MANYLVAMEAAWLVRDVEAIDDAIGVAVSEAGKRLNSENMEYVEVEVGATGCPACGEPFDSAFIAAETALVGLALEMDVFNADSEEHASRIAKSEIGGALRDVPLSVVEIFELDDDED from the coding sequence ATGGCCAACTATCTCGTCGCGATGGAAGCCGCGTGGCTCGTTCGCGACGTCGAGGCGATTGACGACGCAATTGGCGTCGCCGTCAGCGAAGCCGGAAAGCGACTCAACAGCGAGAACATGGAGTACGTCGAGGTCGAGGTCGGCGCGACGGGGTGTCCCGCCTGCGGCGAACCGTTCGACTCCGCGTTCATCGCGGCCGAAACCGCGCTCGTCGGGCTCGCCCTCGAGATGGACGTCTTCAACGCCGACAGCGAGGAACACGCCTCCCGCATCGCGAAGAGCGAGATCGGCGGGGCGCTTCGGGACGTGCCACTGTCGGTCGTCGAAATCTTCGAACTCGACGACGACGAGGACTGA
- a CDS encoding CBS domain-containing protein has translation MDLPTPTDLRQRRNELELTQSELANRADVSQPLIARIEGGDVDPRLSTLRRIVNALEDAEGDIIRADDLMHEDVVSVAPDDPVSEAAHQMEREAYSQLAVIQDGIPVGSISQTELVHLDEEDRNEPVAEHMAESFPTVSKDATLDEISNLLEHYKAVMITEAGQTVGIITEADLAARLS, from the coding sequence ATGGACCTGCCGACGCCGACGGACCTCAGACAGCGCCGGAACGAACTGGAACTCACCCAGAGCGAACTGGCAAACCGGGCCGACGTCTCCCAGCCCCTAATCGCCCGCATCGAGGGCGGCGACGTCGACCCGCGACTCTCGACCCTGCGTCGGATCGTCAACGCCCTCGAGGACGCGGAGGGCGACATTATCCGTGCGGACGACCTCATGCACGAGGACGTGGTCAGCGTCGCCCCCGACGATCCGGTCAGCGAGGCCGCCCACCAGATGGAACGGGAGGCGTACTCGCAACTGGCGGTCATCCAGGACGGGATCCCGGTGGGCTCGATCAGCCAGACCGAACTGGTCCACCTGGACGAGGAGGACCGTAACGAACCTGTGGCCGAACACATGGCCGAGAGCTTTCCGACTGTTTCGAAGGACGCGACGCTCGACGAGATTAGCAACCTCCTCGAGCACTACAAGGCCGTCATGATCACCGAGGCGGGCCAGACCGTCGGCATCATCACCGAGGCGGATTTGGCGGCGCGGCTGTCCTGA
- a CDS encoding HAD family hydrolase gives MTTTVYFDLDGTLLKYTMPFDDQFASVISEESTAEMAAQFSDQVLDGITGIKPDPYERAFEEVCDRYDLSSDPSSLATEYIQTQAASMTIDPSVGRLLETVADRHRTGILTNGDGPMQWRKIEEHGLDEIVDEVIVSNDLGARKPDPEIFEEAKARLPADAYIYIGDTYEHDIVPARERGFETVYVGDEERPEATVAASGPDALASLLLPLLETTDDR, from the coding sequence GTGACGACGACAGTCTACTTCGATCTCGACGGCACGCTCCTCAAGTACACGATGCCGTTCGACGACCAGTTTGCGAGTGTCATCTCAGAGGAGTCGACCGCGGAGATGGCCGCGCAGTTTTCGGATCAGGTGCTCGACGGAATCACCGGCATCAAACCGGATCCCTACGAACGGGCGTTCGAAGAGGTCTGCGACCGCTACGACCTATCGAGCGACCCGTCATCGCTCGCGACCGAGTACATCCAAACCCAGGCAGCGTCGATGACCATCGACCCCAGCGTAGGGCGCCTCCTGGAGACCGTCGCTGACCGTCACCGGACGGGCATCCTCACCAACGGGGACGGACCCATGCAGTGGCGCAAGATCGAGGAACACGGCCTCGACGAGATCGTGGACGAGGTCATCGTTTCGAACGACCTGGGTGCCCGAAAGCCCGATCCCGAGATTTTCGAGGAAGCGAAGGCGCGCCTGCCAGCGGACGCGTACATCTACATCGGAGATACGTACGAACACGACATCGTCCCGGCCCGCGAGCGGGGGTTCGAGACGGTGTATGTGGGCGACGAGGAGCGACCCGAGGCGACGGTCGCCGCCAGCGGGCCAGATGCCCTCGCCTCCCTGCTCCTCCCGCTACTGGAAACCACCGACGACCGGTAA
- a CDS encoding HAD family hydrolase yields MTTPTTPVDAVLFDLDDTLCRYCRSPATVLERAFERAGVDPLFEPSAYYDRYGAYLEDSSSVADLRKQCFGDLAVEAGFDRDAGVAVAEAFTAERDQRAVDPLSGVPDVLETLGEEYRLGLVTNGDPEMQREKLDAIGLTDAFETTVFAGYDTAPKPDPEPFGRALAALETDPERAVYVGNSLSSDVAGARAAGIRSVWVPPEQDIPAEPTPCPDYTLESLADLEQSPWLES; encoded by the coding sequence ATGACCACCCCCACGACGCCCGTCGACGCCGTACTGTTCGACCTGGACGACACCCTCTGTCGATACTGCCGGTCGCCGGCGACGGTTCTCGAACGAGCGTTCGAACGCGCTGGCGTCGACCCGCTCTTCGAGCCGTCGGCGTACTACGACCGGTACGGCGCCTACCTCGAAGATAGCTCGAGCGTCGCCGACTTGCGCAAACAGTGCTTCGGCGACCTGGCGGTCGAAGCGGGCTTCGACCGGGACGCTGGCGTCGCCGTCGCGGAGGCGTTCACCGCCGAGCGCGACCAGCGGGCGGTCGATCCGCTCTCGGGCGTTCCCGACGTCCTCGAGACGCTTGGTGAGGAGTATCGTCTCGGCCTCGTCACCAACGGCGACCCCGAGATGCAACGCGAGAAACTCGACGCCATCGGCCTCACCGACGCGTTCGAGACGACGGTCTTTGCGGGGTACGACACGGCGCCGAAGCCCGATCCGGAGCCGTTCGGGCGGGCGCTCGCAGCCCTCGAGACGGATCCGGAGCGCGCGGTGTACGTCGGGAACTCCCTCTCGAGCGACGTCGCAGGTGCTCGAGCGGCCGGGATTCGGTCAGTTTGGGTACCCCCGGAGCAAGACATTCCCGCGGAGCCGACGCCCTGCCCGGACTACACGCTCGAGTCGCTGGCGGATCTCGAACAGTCACCCTGGCTCGAGTCGTAA
- the mch gene encoding methenyltetrahydromethanopterin cyclohydrolase: MESLNRMAIELVDEALEFTEELNVGAYELENETTVLDFGLEFDGGIEAGLLCTEIQTAGLATPSRDLTEIGGAPIPHVELSTDQPGLALLCSQKASWELTTEDFEALGSGPARALVAEETEFRRIGYTDAFDLTVLALETDEHPTEAAAEQVAALTGVETSGVFLLAYPTASVVGSVTNAARVAEHATFNLVELGYDPLDVVSATGRAPVPPVAGDEQTAIGRTNDAVAYGGTAHLVVREDFEAFDAVISSAREEYGAPFADIFEDRDWSFEETSADLFGPAKVTVDVLGGPTYVYGETDEDVLVDSFGLDADR; this comes from the coding sequence ATGGAGAGTCTCAACCGGATGGCCATCGAACTCGTCGACGAGGCCCTCGAGTTTACCGAGGAGCTCAACGTGGGCGCGTACGAACTCGAGAACGAGACGACGGTGCTCGACTTCGGCCTCGAGTTCGACGGCGGCATCGAAGCGGGACTGCTGTGTACGGAGATCCAGACGGCTGGACTCGCGACCCCGAGTCGCGACCTCACGGAGATCGGCGGCGCCCCCATCCCGCACGTCGAACTCTCGACGGACCAGCCCGGGCTGGCGTTGCTCTGCTCACAGAAGGCCAGCTGGGAACTCACGACAGAGGACTTCGAGGCCCTTGGAAGCGGTCCCGCCCGCGCACTCGTCGCCGAGGAGACGGAGTTCCGCCGCATCGGCTACACCGACGCCTTCGACCTGACGGTGCTCGCGCTCGAGACCGACGAACACCCGACGGAAGCCGCCGCCGAGCAGGTGGCCGCCCTCACGGGCGTCGAGACCAGCGGCGTCTTCCTGCTGGCCTACCCCACCGCCAGCGTCGTCGGGAGCGTCACGAACGCGGCCCGCGTGGCAGAGCACGCGACGTTCAACCTCGTGGAACTCGGCTACGACCCGCTCGACGTCGTCTCCGCAACCGGGCGCGCGCCAGTGCCGCCGGTCGCCGGCGACGAGCAGACGGCCATCGGCCGAACGAACGACGCCGTCGCTTACGGCGGGACGGCCCACCTCGTGGTCCGCGAGGACTTCGAGGCCTTCGACGCGGTTATCTCGAGCGCGCGCGAGGAGTACGGCGCGCCGTTCGCCGACATCTTCGAGGATCGAGACTGGTCGTTCGAGGAGACGTCGGCCGACCTGTTCGGCCCGGCGAAGGTGACCGTGGACGTCCTCGGCGGCCCGACGTACGTTTACGGCGAGACGGACGAGGACGTCCTGGTCGACTCCTTCGGCCTCGACGCCGACCGCTGA
- a CDS encoding MTH1187 family thiamine-binding protein, translating into MTVIGFLSTAPVVEDSMSAEVANAVEALEDYDVEYETGPMGTTIEAENVDELFAAAQAAHEAVDGDRVSTFLKIDDKRTSDESAAAKVDAVESHLERPARSRE; encoded by the coding sequence ATGACGGTCATCGGCTTTCTGAGCACGGCACCGGTCGTCGAGGACAGCATGTCGGCTGAAGTGGCCAACGCTGTCGAGGCGCTCGAGGACTACGACGTCGAGTACGAAACTGGACCGATGGGGACGACCATCGAGGCCGAAAACGTCGACGAACTGTTCGCCGCGGCACAGGCGGCCCACGAGGCGGTCGACGGCGACCGCGTCAGCACTTTTCTCAAGATCGACGACAAGCGGACGAGCGACGAGTCCGCGGCGGCGAAGGTCGACGCCGTCGAGTCCCACCTCGAGCGGCCGGCCAGAAGTCGCGAGTAG
- a CDS encoding HalOD1 output domain-containing protein: MQTEIPPPDSTNDSNYDQANGRYVFRYDPDGTATLTTTIVHALSNIANVDVSQGEFSLYDSIDPDALERLFSPKNDGGRRLDGHVCFSALEHEVYVFANGDIFVYPPTGNGQSPLR, encoded by the coding sequence ATGCAAACTGAAATCCCTCCCCCAGACAGCACGAACGACTCGAATTACGACCAGGCGAACGGCCGGTACGTCTTTCGCTACGACCCCGATGGCACGGCGACGTTGACGACGACGATCGTACACGCCCTCTCGAACATCGCGAACGTCGACGTCTCCCAGGGCGAATTCTCGCTGTACGACAGCATCGACCCCGACGCCCTCGAGCGATTGTTCAGCCCGAAGAACGACGGCGGACGACGACTCGACGGCCACGTGTGCTTTAGCGCGCTCGAGCACGAGGTGTACGTCTTCGCCAACGGCGACATCTTCGTCTACCCGCCGACTGGTAACGGCCAGTCACCGCTTCGCTGA
- a CDS encoding helix-turn-helix domain-containing protein has protein sequence MAKYSTGSSSGGGGTNCELCGAESDSLRRATVAGADLEVCTNCAPHSDEQKQRSRRSGGSGSSGSRSQDEPNRKKKAAQNVARANPIWDGDSEHWEKEGTNYDDDPLPYLVSNYGERAEAARQEAGLKREELAEELGCRESDLLAVEQGRATQAGVGGGLITALESVLDVELAE, from the coding sequence ATGGCAAAATACTCGACCGGCTCGTCGTCCGGCGGCGGCGGGACGAACTGCGAGCTCTGTGGCGCCGAAAGCGACTCGCTGCGTCGAGCGACCGTCGCCGGTGCCGACCTCGAGGTCTGCACGAACTGTGCCCCCCACAGCGACGAGCAAAAGCAGCGTAGTCGTCGTTCGGGGGGCTCTGGCTCCAGCGGCTCGCGATCCCAGGACGAACCCAACCGCAAGAAGAAGGCCGCCCAGAACGTCGCCCGGGCGAACCCGATCTGGGACGGCGACTCCGAACACTGGGAGAAAGAGGGAACGAACTACGACGACGACCCGCTACCGTATCTCGTCTCCAATTACGGTGAACGCGCCGAGGCGGCCCGCCAGGAGGCCGGCCTAAAGCGCGAGGAACTCGCCGAAGAACTCGGCTGCCGGGAGTCCGACCTGCTGGCCGTCGAACAGGGGCGAGCGACCCAGGCCGGCGTCGGCGGCGGGCTCATCACGGCCCTCGAGTCGGTCCTCGACGTCGAACTCGCCGAATAG
- a CDS encoding alanyl-tRNA editing protein codes for MSGQRAAAEPYTTRFETEVTAVDGKRVWLETTYFYAEGGGQPADRGRIGDVPVEDVQVVDGEHVHVLADPPSFRAGHRVMCSIDWSFRMYCMRAHTASHVLYGAGRRLLEDLGYGGFDIGEEKIRVDLETTTEIDDDVLIELDDLVNRAVWESRPVSWEDVQVANARERDEIAFNEATEEGAFSRGQVRVVTIGSKDDNGRTTNGSSNPWDVAACGGTHVRNTREIGPVTVLDRSNPGEGLTRVEFAVGPRAIERRAAEKRAAFAAKRTLGADVGSISDALDDIVKRQDALEADKRTLEADLVERALEAADPVERDGETWLVTSVDGLEPEALGDAVREASNAHADVLAVVGETDYTFAVVRADGAVDASNVVDDLSAEFGGGGGGSGSFAQAGGFDATPADVLDALDSGL; via the coding sequence ATGAGCGGTCAACGGGCAGCGGCCGAGCCCTACACAACGCGATTCGAAACCGAGGTGACGGCAGTCGACGGAAAACGCGTCTGGCTCGAGACGACGTACTTCTACGCCGAGGGCGGCGGCCAGCCAGCCGACCGCGGACGAATCGGCGACGTTCCCGTCGAGGACGTCCAGGTCGTCGACGGCGAGCACGTCCACGTCCTCGCCGATCCACCGTCGTTCAGGGCCGGCCACCGTGTCATGTGCTCGATCGACTGGTCGTTCCGGATGTACTGCATGCGCGCACACACCGCCAGCCACGTCCTCTACGGCGCCGGACGGCGCCTCCTCGAGGACCTCGGCTACGGTGGGTTCGACATCGGCGAGGAGAAGATCCGCGTCGACCTCGAGACGACGACCGAAATCGACGACGACGTCCTGATCGAACTCGACGACCTGGTCAATCGGGCGGTCTGGGAGTCCCGACCGGTCTCCTGGGAGGACGTCCAGGTCGCGAACGCGCGCGAACGCGACGAGATTGCGTTCAACGAGGCCACGGAGGAAGGCGCCTTCTCCAGGGGGCAGGTCCGCGTCGTCACGATCGGCTCGAAAGACGATAACGGCCGGACGACCAATGGGTCGAGCAACCCCTGGGACGTCGCGGCCTGTGGCGGCACCCACGTTCGAAACACTCGCGAAATCGGGCCCGTCACGGTCCTGGATCGGTCGAACCCCGGAGAGGGGCTCACGCGGGTCGAGTTCGCCGTCGGCCCACGAGCGATCGAGCGCCGGGCAGCCGAAAAGCGAGCGGCGTTCGCGGCGAAGCGGACGCTGGGGGCGGACGTCGGCTCGATATCGGACGCCCTCGACGATATCGTCAAGCGACAGGACGCCCTCGAGGCCGACAAGCGAACACTCGAGGCCGACCTCGTCGAACGAGCGCTCGAGGCAGCCGATCCCGTCGAACGGGATGGAGAGACGTGGCTCGTGACGAGCGTCGACGGACTCGAGCCTGAAGCGCTCGGGGATGCCGTTCGTGAAGCGTCGAATGCGCACGCGGACGTCCTCGCCGTCGTTGGCGAAACCGACTACACGTTCGCCGTCGTTCGAGCCGACGGAGCCGTCGATGCGAGCAACGTCGTCGACGATCTGTCGGCCGAATTCGGTGGCGGAGGCGGCGGCTCCGGGTCGTTCGCCCAGGCCGGTGGGTTCGACGCGACACCGGCCGACGTCCTGGACGCCCTCGACTCGGGCCTATAA
- a CDS encoding mandelate racemase/muconate lactonizing enzyme family protein: MGIDYSQLHDPNAEYTMRELSAETMGVAAKRGGGRDVEITDIQTTMVDGNFPWTLVRVYTDAGIVGTGEAYWGAGVSELVERMKPFLEGENPLDIDRLTEHMVQKMSGEGSLAGVTVTAISGIEIALHDLAGKILEVPAYQLLGGKYRDEMRVYCDCHTEEEADPIACADEAERVVDELGYDALKFDLDVPSGHEKDRANRHLRDVEIEHKASIVEAVTEAVGHRADVAFDCHWTFSAGSAKRLARRLEEYSVWWLEDPVPPENHDVQREVTQSTTTPITVGENVYRKHGQRRLLEGQAVDIIAPDLPKVGGMRETRKIADLADMYYVPVAMHNVASPVATMAAAHVGAAIPNSLAVEYHSYELGWWDDLVEETVIEDGYIEIPEEPGLGVTLDLDAVEEHLVDGAELFD, encoded by the coding sequence ATGGGTATCGATTACTCGCAACTACACGATCCGAACGCGGAGTATACGATGCGAGAGCTGTCGGCGGAGACGATGGGCGTCGCGGCGAAACGCGGCGGTGGCCGGGACGTCGAGATCACCGACATTCAGACGACCATGGTCGACGGAAACTTCCCGTGGACGCTCGTCCGCGTGTACACCGACGCGGGAATCGTCGGCACCGGCGAGGCCTACTGGGGCGCTGGCGTCAGTGAACTCGTCGAGCGAATGAAACCCTTCCTGGAGGGCGAAAATCCGCTCGACATCGACAGGCTCACCGAGCACATGGTTCAGAAGATGTCCGGCGAGGGATCGCTCGCGGGTGTGACGGTCACGGCGATTTCGGGCATCGAGATTGCCCTCCACGACCTCGCCGGGAAGATCCTCGAGGTGCCAGCTTACCAACTCTTGGGCGGGAAGTACCGCGACGAGATGCGAGTCTACTGCGACTGTCACACCGAGGAGGAAGCCGATCCGATCGCCTGTGCCGACGAGGCCGAGCGCGTCGTCGACGAACTCGGCTACGACGCGCTGAAGTTCGACCTGGACGTGCCCTCGGGCCACGAGAAGGATCGGGCGAATCGCCACCTGCGCGACGTCGAAATCGAGCACAAGGCGAGCATCGTCGAGGCCGTCACCGAGGCCGTCGGTCACAGGGCCGACGTCGCCTTCGACTGCCACTGGACGTTCTCCGCCGGTAGCGCGAAGCGACTGGCCAGGCGCCTCGAGGAGTACAGCGTCTGGTGGCTCGAGGACCCCGTTCCGCCGGAGAACCACGACGTCCAGCGCGAGGTTACGCAATCGACGACGACGCCGATCACGGTCGGCGAGAACGTCTACCGGAAACACGGTCAGCGTCGCCTTCTGGAGGGACAGGCCGTCGACATCATCGCGCCCGACCTGCCGAAAGTCGGCGGGATGCGCGAGACGCGCAAGATCGCAGACCTGGCGGACATGTACTACGTTCCCGTCGCGATGCACAACGTCGCCTCGCCGGTCGCGACGATGGCCGCGGCGCACGTCGGTGCGGCCATCCCGAACTCACTGGCCGTCGAGTACCACAGCTACGAACTCGGCTGGTGGGACGACCTCGTCGAGGAGACGGTGATCGAGGATGGCTACATCGAGATTCCCGAGGAGCCGGGACTTGGCGTCACTCTGGACCTGGACGCCGTCGAGGAGCACCTGGTCGACGGCGCTGAGTTGTTTGACTGA
- a CDS encoding protein translocase SEC61 complex subunit gamma, with amino-acid sequence MDVPYDLTSYVRVLKMATTPTREEFVQVSKIAGAGILLVGLLGFLIGVVMLFLTGGGF; translated from the coding sequence ATGGACGTTCCCTACGATCTCACCTCGTACGTGCGGGTACTGAAGATGGCGACGACCCCCACGCGGGAGGAATTCGTGCAAGTGTCGAAGATCGCCGGGGCAGGAATCCTGCTCGTCGGCCTGCTCGGATTCCTCATCGGCGTGGTCATGCTGTTCCTCACCGGCGGGGGCTTCTAA
- a CDS encoding transcription elongation factor Spt5, whose translation MPIYAVKTTASQEQTVADMIINREEPDVHAALAPDSLTSYVMVESDGHAVLERILEDIPHARTVIPGESDISEVEHFLSPKPDVEGIAEGDIVELIAGPFKGEKAQVQRIDEGKDQVTVELYEATVPIPVTVRGDQIRVLDSDER comes from the coding sequence ATGCCGATCTACGCAGTCAAGACGACGGCCAGCCAGGAACAGACCGTCGCCGACATGATCATCAACCGCGAGGAACCGGACGTACACGCCGCACTCGCCCCCGACTCGTTGACCTCTTACGTGATGGTCGAGTCCGACGGCCACGCCGTTCTCGAGCGCATCCTGGAGGACATTCCCCACGCTCGAACGGTCATCCCGGGCGAGTCCGACATCTCGGAGGTCGAGCACTTCCTCTCGCCGAAGCCGGACGTCGAGGGTATCGCCGAGGGCGACATCGTCGAACTCATCGCCGGACCGTTCAAGGGCGAGAAGGCGCAAGTTCAGCGCATCGACGAAGGGAAGGACCAGGTGACTGTCGAACTGTACGAGGCGACGGTCCCGATTCCGGTGACGGTGCGGGGCGATCAGATTCGCGTCCTGGATTCCGACGAGCGATAG
- a CDS encoding DUF7565 family protein, whose product MDTAWECGIDDCGSVFEDVESTIAHQVTAHERLECGVCGTIVPDGYLAIRHVFSEHSRAEYVRAYGAGAEDVRQREDLLEEVDDVVDQQRLADHLES is encoded by the coding sequence ATGGACACGGCCTGGGAATGTGGGATCGACGACTGCGGCTCGGTGTTCGAGGACGTCGAGTCGACCATCGCCCATCAGGTAACCGCCCACGAACGCCTCGAGTGTGGCGTCTGTGGAACCATCGTCCCCGACGGCTACCTGGCGATCCGCCACGTCTTCTCCGAACACAGCCGCGCGGAGTACGTCCGCGCCTACGGCGCCGGGGCGGAGGACGTACGCCAGCGCGAGGACCTCCTCGAGGAGGTCGACGACGTCGTCGATCAGCAACGGCTGGCCGACCACCTCGAGAGCTAG
- a CDS encoding PHP domain-containing protein, producing MSDGEQVRVDLHVKVLNERVIENARRAGIDVLVYAPHFTRLPEIRERANAYSTDDVTVVPAREVFTGSWNDRKHVLGMGLEEPVPDFITLEGAMAELERQGAAVLAPHPEYLTVSLTEEDLRRFQNGIDAVEIFNPKHLPAHNRRASDLADSLDIAPFASSYAHLPSTVGVAHVAFEQAIESEDDLVSALRADAPRRVVYADGFRRWRTTAAELAHLAYENTWKKVDRLYLSGTEPTHPNHVFYDGRFEDVSVY from the coding sequence GTGAGCGACGGAGAGCAGGTCCGGGTCGACCTCCACGTGAAGGTGTTGAACGAGCGGGTGATCGAGAACGCCCGTCGGGCGGGAATCGACGTACTCGTCTACGCCCCTCACTTCACTCGTCTCCCCGAGATTCGGGAGCGAGCAAACGCCTACAGTACCGACGACGTGACCGTCGTCCCCGCACGCGAGGTGTTCACCGGCTCCTGGAACGACCGAAAGCACGTCCTCGGGATGGGGCTCGAAGAACCCGTCCCCGATTTCATCACCCTCGAGGGGGCAATGGCGGAACTCGAACGACAGGGGGCCGCGGTGCTGGCGCCCCATCCCGAGTACCTGACGGTGTCGTTGACGGAAGAGGACCTCCGGCGCTTTCAGAACGGTATCGACGCCGTCGAAATCTTCAATCCGAAACACCTCCCTGCGCACAACCGACGAGCGAGCGACCTGGCCGACAGTCTCGACATCGCCCCGTTTGCCTCGTCGTACGCCCACCTCCCGAGTACGGTCGGCGTCGCCCACGTTGCGTTCGAGCAGGCGATCGAATCCGAGGACGACCTCGTCTCGGCGCTCAGAGCCGACGCCCCCAGACGGGTCGTCTACGCCGACGGTTTTCGGCGCTGGCGGACGACTGCGGCCGAACTGGCCCACCTCGCCTACGAGAACACCTGGAAGAAGGTCGATCGGCTGTACCTCTCCGGCACGGAGCCGACGCACCCGAATCACGTCTTCTACGACGGGCGGTTCGAGGACGTCTCGGTCTACTGA
- a CDS encoding Mut7-C RNAse domain-containing protein has protein sequence MVTYCRMCGHDTVYAGDCDLEAGDGLLDVAADEGRTIVTRDVDLAARSERAILLESRDTDEQLRTLHDRGLDLTLPDEPRRCGRCNGPLEHVSEAETGTADTPPYAPEPSEMAVWACRNCGQHFWKGSHWDSVRRRLGPVRSEKSSGERDSAGDENSPTEYQNDSAGNEYGSDQ, from the coding sequence ATCGTCACCTACTGTCGGATGTGCGGCCACGACACGGTCTACGCGGGCGACTGCGACCTCGAGGCCGGCGATGGCCTCCTGGACGTCGCCGCCGATGAGGGCCGAACGATCGTCACGCGAGACGTCGACCTGGCCGCCCGGAGCGAGCGCGCTATCCTGCTCGAGTCACGCGATACGGACGAGCAACTCCGAACCCTCCACGACCGCGGGCTCGACCTGACGCTCCCCGACGAACCGCGTCGGTGTGGTCGGTGTAACGGCCCGCTCGAGCACGTGTCCGAGGCGGAAACGGGAACGGCCGACACGCCACCGTACGCGCCCGAGCCGAGCGAGATGGCGGTGTGGGCCTGTCGCAACTGTGGCCAGCACTTCTGGAAAGGGAGCCACTGGGATAGTGTGCGGCGGAGGCTCGGGCCGGTGCGAAGCGAGAAGTCGTCGGGTGAACGCGACTCCGCGGGTGACGAAAACAGCCCTACGGAATACCAAAACGACTCCGCAGGTAACGAATATGGGAGCGATCAGTAG